The Zootoca vivipara chromosome 4, rZooViv1.1, whole genome shotgun sequence genome has a segment encoding these proteins:
- the MRPL48 gene encoding large ribosomal subunit protein mL48 produces the protein MNAALGRAIYLGKGPLLKQTPVLVSLALKTSRRNPVCSIGSTLLDCPRHYRSQPTHRIGRFRYLLPKEAPKRRRDQLQMKEIDPGTEYEYGVLNIVMTGYDMTLVEHYAQYVHKLCNRHSIRVEESYAMPTKTMEVMLMQEQGSKLNRDAVLTTHQRVVQISGLSAAFAPILLEILQNNQPEGVHLLVKEHTEEDFKVRLKARPELEDLLSQMS, from the exons GCCATCTACCTGGGAAAGGGACCCCTTTTAAAACAGACGCCTGTGCTTGTCAG tcTCGCCTTAAAAACGTCCAGAAGGAATCCTGTATGTTCCATAG GTAGCACGCTGCTGGACTGCCCCCGGCACTACAGGTCCCAGCCTACTCATCGCATTGGCCGGTTCAGATACCTGCTTCCCAAAGAG GCTCCCAAGAGAAGGAGGGACCAATTGCAAATGAAGGAGATTGACCCTGGGACAGAATACGAGTATGGAGTCTTGAACATCGTCATGACCGGTTACGACATGACCTTGGTTGAGCACTATGCGCAGTACGTCCACAAGCTCTGCAACCGACACTCCATCAGAGTGGAGGAGAG CTATGCGATGCCCACCAAGACCATGGAGGTGATGCTGATGCAGGAGCAAGGCTCCAAGTTGAATCGGGATGCTGTACTTACAACCCACCAACGTGTTGTTCAG ATCAGCGGTTTGAGTGCTGCATTCGCTCCTATTCTCTTGGAAATCCTTCAGAATAATCAGCCGGAAGGAGTCCATCTGTTAGTGAAAGAG CACACGGAAGAAGACTTCAAGGTTCGGCTGAAGGCACGTCCAGAACTAGAGGACCTGCTTTCTCAAATGAGCTGA
- the LOC118084981 gene encoding cytochrome c oxidase assembly factor 4 homolog, mitochondrial yields the protein MSSANPSGHNWNRKPKAEEEEEDPFDKMISRTGCASFHYAVQECMAEHQDWRKCQEQVRSFKDCMMEHEKQRMAELHRRQKQQQTTS from the coding sequence ATGTCAAGTGCCAACCCCTCAGGTCACAACTGGAACCGGAAGCCAAaagcggaggaggaagaggaagatccCTTTGACAAAATGATCTCCCGCACCGGCTGCGCCTCTTTCCACTACGCGGTGCAGGAGTGCATGGCTGAACACCAGGACTGGCGGAAGTGCCAGGAGCAGGTGCGGAGCTTCAAGGATTGCATGATGGAACACGAGAAGCAGAGGATGGCAGAGCTGCACAGGAGACAGAAAcagcaacaaaccacaagctga
- the PAAF1 gene encoding proteasomal ATPase-associated factor 1 isoform X1: protein MAAVVRIQSDWDQVLRKNEEQAWLSCSSPGKPTLYGKLTCQGVSSDGIPEVVASEGFVVSEITKKSLLVSCPRENASTKFLAPYTTFCRIHQKSITCLDISSGGGLGVSTSADGAMKIWQAANGEIRRCLEGHIYDVNCCRFFPSGIVVLSGGMDARLKIWSAEDAKCVVTFQGHKAGILDTAIVDRGRNVVSSSRDGTARLWDCGTSSCLGVVADCGSPVNGVALGEADNTLNLGSPEKTPSEREIGTEGKLLLLAREDKKLQGVGLHSRQPVFLFVGSDAFNCCTFLSNIYLLGGTQDGNIYQLDVRNTRAPVRVVHRSGAPVLSLLPFRDGFIASQGDGTCFIMQQDLDHVTELTGPDCDPVYKVATWEKEVYTCCRDGIVRRYQLSNL from the exons ATGGCGGCGGTGGTGCGGATCCAGAGCGACTGGGACCAGGTGCTGAG GAAGAATGAGGAGCAGGCTTGGCTAAGCTGCAGCAGCCCAG GAAAACCTACTTTGTATGGTAAGCTGACTTGTCAGGGGGTGAGCTCAGATGGAATTCCTGAAGTCGTAGCCTCTGAAGGATTTGTTGTCAGTGAAATAACTAAG AAAAGTCTCCTTGTTTCCTGTCCTCGTGAAAATGCCTCCACCAAATTTCTGGCACCCTACACAACCTTCTGTAGAATCCATCAAAAAAGC ATTACTTGCCTTGACATTTCTAGTGGCGGAGGACTTGGAGTATCAACCAGTGCTGATGGAGCTATGAAAATTTGGCAGGCTGCTAATGGAGAAATAAGA AGATGCCTGGAAGGCCACATCTACGATGTGAATTGCTGCAGATTTTTCCCGTCAGGCATTGTGGTCCTGAGTGGGGGGATGGATGCCCGGCTAAAGATCTGGTCTGCGGAAGATGCCAAATGTGTGGTAACATTTCAGGGTCACAAAGCAG GAATTCTGGACACAGCCATTGTGGATCGAGGAAGGAACGTGGTCTCAAGCTCTCGGGATGGCACTGCCCGCCTCTGGGACTGCGGGACATCGTCCTGCCTGGGGGTTGTTGCAGATTGTGGCTCACCAGTCAATGGTGTCGCTTTGGGCGAGGCCGACAACACCTTAAACTTGGGCTCTCCGGAAAAAACACCTA GTGAGCGTGAAATCGGAACAGAAGGGAAACTCCTGCTGTTGGCTCGAGAGGACAAAAAGCTGCAAGGGGTGGGGCTGCATAGCAGGCAGCCG GTTTTTCTGTTTGTTGGCTCGGATGCCTTTAATTGCTGTACGTTCCTCTCCAACATCTACCTCCTTGGCGGGACGCAAGACGGAAATATATACCAGCTGGATGTGCGAAACACCAG GGCTCCAGTTCGTGTTGTCCATAGATCAGGAGCGCCAGTTCTTTCTCTGCTCCCTTTTAGAGATGGATTTATTGCCAGCCAAG GTGATGGAACCTGCTTTATTATGCAGCAAGATCTCGATCATGTGACTGAGCTCACTGGGCCAGACTGCGACCCCGTATACAag
- the PAAF1 gene encoding proteasomal ATPase-associated factor 1 isoform X2 yields MKIWQAANGEIRRCLEGHIYDVNCCRFFPSGIVVLSGGMDARLKIWSAEDAKCVVTFQGHKAGILDTAIVDRGRNVVSSSRDGTARLWDCGTSSCLGVVADCGSPVNGVALGEADNTLNLGSPEKTPSEREIGTEGKLLLLAREDKKLQGVGLHSRQPVFLFVGSDAFNCCTFLSNIYLLGGTQDGNIYQLDVRNTRAPVRVVHRSGAPVLSLLPFRDGFIASQGDGTCFIMQQDLDHVTELTGPDCDPVYKVATWEKEVYTCCRDGIVRRYQLSNL; encoded by the exons ATGAAAATTTGGCAGGCTGCTAATGGAGAAATAAGA AGATGCCTGGAAGGCCACATCTACGATGTGAATTGCTGCAGATTTTTCCCGTCAGGCATTGTGGTCCTGAGTGGGGGGATGGATGCCCGGCTAAAGATCTGGTCTGCGGAAGATGCCAAATGTGTGGTAACATTTCAGGGTCACAAAGCAG GAATTCTGGACACAGCCATTGTGGATCGAGGAAGGAACGTGGTCTCAAGCTCTCGGGATGGCACTGCCCGCCTCTGGGACTGCGGGACATCGTCCTGCCTGGGGGTTGTTGCAGATTGTGGCTCACCAGTCAATGGTGTCGCTTTGGGCGAGGCCGACAACACCTTAAACTTGGGCTCTCCGGAAAAAACACCTA GTGAGCGTGAAATCGGAACAGAAGGGAAACTCCTGCTGTTGGCTCGAGAGGACAAAAAGCTGCAAGGGGTGGGGCTGCATAGCAGGCAGCCG GTTTTTCTGTTTGTTGGCTCGGATGCCTTTAATTGCTGTACGTTCCTCTCCAACATCTACCTCCTTGGCGGGACGCAAGACGGAAATATATACCAGCTGGATGTGCGAAACACCAG GGCTCCAGTTCGTGTTGTCCATAGATCAGGAGCGCCAGTTCTTTCTCTGCTCCCTTTTAGAGATGGATTTATTGCCAGCCAAG GTGATGGAACCTGCTTTATTATGCAGCAAGATCTCGATCATGTGACTGAGCTCACTGGGCCAGACTGCGACCCCGTATACAag